In Miscanthus floridulus cultivar M001 chromosome 8, ASM1932011v1, whole genome shotgun sequence, the sequence ATGCAAGTGAGCTCATGATGACAAAAAAATATGACGCAGGAACATGATAAGCGCTGCTGCTTCATTTTACAAAGCAGCTATATCTGTGACATCTGGATTATCTTCCCCACTTAACAATTTGGCTGTGATATACAAGCAACAGGTGGTTTTCTTTCTTTCATTTTGTCTGATCATATTGTAGCTGTAGGACAACAAAGTTCCTGTTCTAATGTTCAAATTAAATGATTGGTTGAACAATATCCAAGACCCACACCTGCTGTTTCTATCTCTGATTTCTCTATTTTGTATATGCACCAGGGAAACTATGCTGATGCTATCACATGTTACACTGAAGTACTTCGTATAGATCCTACAGCAGCTGATGCACTAGTTAATAGAGGGAACACATTCAAAGAGATTGGCAGAGTTAATGAAGCAATTCAGGATTATGTTCAGGCAGCAACAATTAGGCCAAACATGGCAGAAGCCCATGCCAACTTGGCCTCAGCATACAAGGACAGGTATTCTATGAATCTCAAGCCTATGCAGTGTTAATGTACTGCATTTAATTTCTGGCATCATTTTTTTATTTCTGTTGTATAATATAGTAATGTAATCTTTTTGCAGTGGGCATGTAGAAACAGCTATAGTTAGCTACAAACAGGCTCTCCGTCTGCGTCCTGATTTTCCTGAGGCAACCTGTAATCTCCTGCATACTTTACAGGTATCTTACAATTTCTCTCTACCCTTTAAATGCATTTGTGAAATAAAGATTTAAATAAGACTGTAAACTCTTGAGGAAATAAAAGATATGTTACAACATATTCATCTTTATGTTGTGTCTGCTACTTATGCAAATTTATACAGCAGATGTGTGCAAACATGCAATGACATTGATGCAAAGCACTGCTCAATTGTGAGTTAACAGTGGTCATGTAGGTTAGTGGCTTAGTATTATGTTGACCCTGCAAAACCTGCTAGGCTGCTACCTGCATTAGGATTAACTTCAGGCTCTTCCATCGGATTATTATCTCAGCTTTCTCACCTTTGCTGCCTTTATAATCCTGTATTGTTGAAGTTTTGGTCCAGTGATTTGAAGCTGACCTTTTAATAGGGATGGCTAGCCTACTAATGTGTATCGTTTTCTTTGCATTACTGCAGTGTGTCTGTGACTGGGAAAACAGAGATGCCATGTTCTGTGACGTTGAAGAAATTATTAGAAGGCAAATAAAGGTGCCCTTTATAAAAATGAATGAAATTCCATTTTTAATAATGGGGAATTCTTTTCCTGCACAACTAATATCTTTTGTCCTTTTTCCTACAGATGTCGGTACTTCCAAGTGTCCAACCTTTCCATGCCATTGCTTATCCTATCGATCCAATGCTTGCTTTGGAAATAAGGTGAGTTTCACTGTACATTTTGCTGGTCTTTTAATTAAAGAGTAATGTCCGATTTACCCCCGAAACATGTCGTTGAATTTAAAAAGCACCCTCGGACTCAAATACCGGACAACTTACCCCCTCAACTTTTAAGACTGGATAaaatacccccccccccctctatgaCCATTTCAAAGTGGTTTCCTAAGTAGTTCGGGTGATATGGCGGTGGGGCTCACATGTTAGGTGGTCTCTTCTTTTATATCAAAAAATCATCACTTTTTCATATTGAGTCGGATGAATACAAACTTTATATGAAAATGGTAGAGCTCGATGCGATCTAAACTTTCtagttgaattttttttcatttgagatcatttaggagCTCAAATATTCAATAAAAGATGGTACGACTTAAAAAACTGAAGACATGTAGGGCCCACATGCCACATCAACCAAAACCACCATCGAAATCACTCTGAACTATTTTAGGGGTGGTTGTTTATCCGGTTTGAAAGTTAAGGGGTATGTTGTCCGGTATTCGAGTTTGAGGATGTTTTTAAAATTCAGTGACAAGTTcctggtggggtggggtgggggtggggtgggCGACAGAATTTACTCTGAATTAAAATACATCCTttcctttttttaatatataacCCTTTTCATTGACAGCCGTAAATATGCGGCCCATTGTTCCTTGATCGCCTCTCGTTTTGGTCTGCCGCCTTTTGTACATCCAACTCCTGTTCCTGTAAAAGCAGAGGGTAAACACTGCCGACTGAGAGTAGGGTATGTACACAAACTTTCTTTTGTACATTAAATTCGAAAGATTTATCCAACAGCAGAATAAATGGCCTTTCCATGCTACAGATATGTGAGTAGTGATTTTGGAAATCACCCCCTTTCCCATCTCATGGGATCAGTATTTGGAATGCATGATCGTGCCAATATCGAGGTTGTTTTATTTCCATTAAACCTCCTCCCTCCCTTTTCACATTATGTTGTGGTTCTCTCTCTGACCCATGATGGAATGGCAGGTCTTTTGCTATGCACTCAGTCAAAACGATGGTACTGAGTGGAGGCAGCGTATTCAGTCTGAGTCAGAACATTTTGTTGATGTTTCTGCCATGACTTCTGATAATATCGCTAGACTTATCAATCAAGATAAAATACAGATATTGATAAATCTTAATggctacacaaaggtaataaatAATGCTGTCCATTCGGTGAATAGTTTGTCAATTCTTGATATCTCAGTTATTGTTTCGGTTGTTCAGTTTCTTCAAATGATTGTCTTTTGCTTTTCTCATGTTGTAATGTGTATCCTTGGTTCTTCTGGGCAAATTGTTTATTGTGACTTTTGAGGATTGTGATTGCTATTTTGTTGAAACCACTGATATCTATTATTGGTGTTACATAGAATTAGAAGACCTTGCCATtagagatggcaacggggattTCCCCATCGGGGATTGCTTGCCCATCCTCGTCCCCGTGAAGAGAGTCTCCCCATCCCCGTCACCGCTGTCGGGGAGCGCTTTCGCCCCATCCCCGTCTCCGCGTGGGGAATAATCCCCGTCGGGGCTCCCTGTCCGCGCTTTCACGTGCTCTCGTGCTCCTACATGGCCGCCTCCACTCACGGTCTTGAACAGATGCCTTCTGGTGCAGAGCTTGGAGACAAGGAGCTTCGCTTCGCGTTGCAAAGCTTGGAGATGAAAATAGAGGAACTCACAAGCGTCTTGTTGTTCCAGGGTCATGAGCCATCAATGTCGGAGCTCATAGATGCTCTGCTGAGTGCTGACATGCGCCACCGTTGCGTGCTTTCTCAGTCGCCGGCACGGAGCCATGCCGCTGCCTGCAGCCACAGCGACGCCCTGCTCCTCAGCGACTTTCGTTCCGGAGACAGGAGCGAGCGTGTGTTTTTCGGACGGCCGGCACCAGACCCGAGGTCCTGACTCCCTTGTCCATCGGATAAGGTTGGATGGACTGGGCAAGCGGTGGCTTCCTGGGCTGAGCATGGCTTGGTGTGGCAATGGGCCAAATTGGGCCTTATAATTTACCTTTCACTGCAAATCGGTACTACGTTTTTTGTAAACGGGGATCCCCGTGGGGATCGGGTCCAGGGAATGGTCACCCGTCCCCGTCAGACCCGACAGAGGACAAATTTTCTCCGTTTCTATCCCCTGGGGAGAAAAATCTCCCCATCTCCGTccctaataggggaattccccgcggggaatcggggatcgggtccccgttgccatctttacgtgCCATGGAGGCATGGAATTTTGTTGTTTTATTAAAAAACAATAAATTTACATTGAAGTTGGGGAATCAATGTAATTTTGTTAATTTTAACACAAGGTGCAATTTGTTATATTGTTTGTTTGTACACAGCCTTACACTGATATTAGGTGTCCTTGTGTTGCTATTTGCTGTCTGACATGTACTTGATGGAAACAGGGTGCCAGGAATGAAATTTTTGCATTGCAGCCAGCACCTATCCAAGTTTCGTACATGGGGTTCCCTGGAACAACGGGTGCTGCATACATAGACTACTTGGTCACAGATGAGGTACGTGAGCATCTACGGTTCTTGTCTAACAGTTAATTAGCTTAAGTGATTTATTTTGAATGCTGTTTGTTTTAAATGGCCTTGCAGTTTGTTTCTCCAACTAGATATGCACATATATATTCAGAAAAGCTTGTCCATTTGCCTCATTGCTATTTTGTCAATGACTACAAGCAGGTTTGCCTTCATGCTTCTTCAtgtcttcttttcctttttttttcattAATGATATGTGATATAAATTTCAAAACATGTTCTGTACCAGAAAAATCGAGACTGTCTCACTCCTGTATGCCCACACAAAAGATCTGATTATGGATTACCTGAGGATAAATTTATTTTTGCTTGCTTCAATCAGCTTTACAAAATGGATCCTGAGATATTTGACACATGGTAAGTGTCCACTATCTACATGCTCCATGTGTGCACTGCACGTCTGAGGCATGTGTTTTTGGTTTTAGATTTCCCAATGGTGCTCGATGAATTAGATTGATCAAACTAGATTTATTTACTTTTTTCACTGGACTATTCTTTATTATGTATTGGTACTAATATTTTGCTCTCAATTCTTTCTTAAGGTGCAATATTCTCAAACGTGTTCCCAACAGCGCATTATGGCTCTTAAGATTCCCGGCAGCTGGTGAAACTAGAGTGAGAGCACGTAAGTACACTTAAGAGGCTCCTATTGTTTATTTTTCACTTTTTAATCTACCTTGTAAACGAAAGCTTCAAATGAAGACGGTTTATTCGACATCTGCAATGTTCCCTCACCCTTTCTATACAGATGCTGCTGCAAGAGGAGTAAGATCAGATCAAATTATATTCACAGACGTTGCCATGAAAAATGAGCATATACGACGCAGTGCACTGGCAGACCTTTTCCTGGACACGTATGAAGTTCTTCATCTATTATTCTTTTTTCAATCATAAGCTGAAAACATAAAATTAATTTACACTGTCGTGATTTATCTGGATCAGCCCCCTCTGCAATGCACACACAACAGGCACTGACATACTGTGGGCTGGTCTGCCAATGATCACCCTTCCACTAGAGAAAATGGCAACCAGAGTAGCTGGTTCCCTTTGCGTAGCTACTGGGCTTGGGGAGGAGATGATTGTTAGCAGGTAAATATGGATAAAAATACCGATTTAGATATTATAATTGAATGGTGCGGAGGCTTACTTCCTTTTTGTGCCAGCATGAAGGAGTATGAAGATAGAGCTGTAGACCTTGCGCTAAATCCAGTGAAGCTTCAAGCATTGACTAACAAGCTCAAGGAAGTTCGTATGACCTGCCCGTTGTTCGATACAGCTCGATGGGTAAGTTCTTGCAATCAATATCCCTGAACAATCATGGTCTCAGTTAGTCTTGAATTctgatcaacattacatgcaaacTGTCTCAGGTGCGCAATCTTGAAAGGGCTTACTACAAGATGTGGAACCTTTACTGCTCCAGTCGCCACCCGGAGCCATTCAAGGTGTTAGAGGATGACAATGAGTTCCCGTTTGACCGCTAACGAGATTTCATCACCAGCCCCGGCTCTGTAAATAAAGCGAGAGTTGTAGCATATTTAGCATTGTGACTGCTCCAGGTGCTTGTTTGCCGCCGCCTGTCCTGCTGTGCACATCACCTCTGTGGAGGCTAACTTGTGTAGTATGTACACTACAAAAGTCCTAGGGCTAGCCTGTATTGTTATCATTATTGTTACCGAGCTCTatttattactccctccatctcaaattgtaagtcattccaagaattttggagagtcaaagcttctcaagtttaatcaaaattataaaaaaaattataaagatttataagatcaaatatgtatactataaaaatataattaacaaagaatttattggtacttagttggtatcataaatgttattatcttattatataaatttggtcaaacttgagatgctttgactctccaagattcttggaatgacttacaatttgggatggagggagtagtaacgAGCCATAACTGTTATCAggttgttactttgtattgcagtCGTGGTTTATAAAATAATCTGTAACCATAAAGGGTGTCGATGTGAAATCTCATTCTTAATAACTTCTGTCCACTGAATTTTGTCATGGGGTTTGCCGGCTGCGGGCATTTGACTCGGCGAATGTGGCTTATTTGCTAGCAGCTACATGTGAATGGCATCGTTAGTCTAACAGGAGGAGTTTGTAGTGTTCTTGAAGCTTTGTTTGATTTGGTGATTTGAGACAACTGGAGTCTGTTGGGAAAATGAATTTTCTTTCGTAATAAAACGAAAGATCCAAATGCTCCATATAGTTGAACTatatgctctaaattttgattTTCAGGTAAGTCAGCCATTTTTGCAACTATTACCTAATGCGCAAGCAAATGAATCTGTTGTTGTTTAGCTGATGGAATTGAACTTCTGATGGACGAAAGAGGATAGCTATAATTAGTGTCACGGAACTGTAAATAGATAGGCTAATTTCATAATGGATATTGTGCTCTGGCGATGCCTAGAATCTATGCGTTCT encodes:
- the LOC136477310 gene encoding probable UDP-N-acetylglucosamine--peptide N-acetylglucosaminyltransferase SEC isoform X1, with the protein product MEAGDLDKALMYYKEAVKLKPSFADAYLNQGNVYKALGMPQDAIMCYQRALQARPDYAMAYGNLATIYYEQGQLDMAIRCYNQAIVCDPQFVEAYNNMGNALKDAGRVEEAINCYRSCLALQANHPQALTNLGNIYMEWNMISAAASFYKAAISVTSGLSSPLNNLAVIYKQQGNYADAITCYTEVLRIDPTAADALVNRGNTFKEIGRVNEAIQDYVQAATIRPNMAEAHANLASAYKDSGHVETAIVSYKQALRLRPDFPEATCNLLHTLQCVCDWENRDAMFCDVEEIIRRQIKMSVLPSVQPFHAIAYPIDPMLALEISRKYAAHCSLIASRFGLPPFVHPTPVPVKAEGKHCRLRVGYVSSDFGNHPLSHLMGSVFGMHDRANIEVFCYALSQNDGTEWRQRIQSESEHFVDVSAMTSDNIARLINQDKIQILINLNGYTKGARNEIFALQPAPIQVSYMGFPGTTGAAYIDYLVTDEFVSPTRYAHIYSEKLVHLPHCYFVNDYKQKNRDCLTPVCPHKRSDYGLPEDKFIFACFNQLYKMDPEIFDTWCNILKRVPNSALWLLRFPAAGETRVRAHAAARGVRSDQIIFTDVAMKNEHIRRSALADLFLDTPLCNAHTTGTDILWAGLPMITLPLEKMATRVAGSLCVATGLGEEMIVSSMKEYEDRAVDLALNPVKLQALTNKLKEVRMTCPLFDTARWVRNLERAYYKMWNLYCSSRHPEPFKVLEDDNEFPFDR
- the LOC136477310 gene encoding probable UDP-N-acetylglucosamine--peptide N-acetylglucosaminyltransferase SEC isoform X2; translation: MAIRCYNQAIVCDPQFVEAYNNMGNALKDAGRVEEAINCYRSCLALQANHPQALTNLGNIYMEWNMISAAASFYKAAISVTSGLSSPLNNLAVIYKQQGNYADAITCYTEVLRIDPTAADALVNRGNTFKEIGRVNEAIQDYVQAATIRPNMAEAHANLASAYKDSGHVETAIVSYKQALRLRPDFPEATCNLLHTLQCVCDWENRDAMFCDVEEIIRRQIKMSVLPSVQPFHAIAYPIDPMLALEISRKYAAHCSLIASRFGLPPFVHPTPVPVKAEGKHCRLRVGYVSSDFGNHPLSHLMGSVFGMHDRANIEVFCYALSQNDGTEWRQRIQSESEHFVDVSAMTSDNIARLINQDKIQILINLNGYTKGARNEIFALQPAPIQVSYMGFPGTTGAAYIDYLVTDEFVSPTRYAHIYSEKLVHLPHCYFVNDYKQKNRDCLTPVCPHKRSDYGLPEDKFIFACFNQLYKMDPEIFDTWCNILKRVPNSALWLLRFPAAGETRVRAHAAARGVRSDQIIFTDVAMKNEHIRRSALADLFLDTPLCNAHTTGTDILWAGLPMITLPLEKMATRVAGSLCVATGLGEEMIVSSMKEYEDRAVDLALNPVKLQALTNKLKEVRMTCPLFDTARWVRNLERAYYKMWNLYCSSRHPEPFKVLEDDNEFPFDR